A genome region from Setaria italica strain Yugu1 chromosome III, Setaria_italica_v2.0, whole genome shotgun sequence includes the following:
- the LOC101757267 gene encoding cytochrome P450 76M5: MEHEVWLLWATLAGVVSLLYYLAILSRRRGSGRLPPGPRPLPIIGNALDLRGNLHHALARLARTHGPVMRLQLGPVPAVALSSRDAAREAFTRHDRRLTGRYTVDAVHALGWADRSLVNMASSDPLWKLQRGILAAHVFSSRSLAAARGVRERKVRDLVAHLRARAGREVDVGRALYGGMINLVSSTFFSVDVVDVDATGESAHGMREHVENIADLMTKPNVSDLLPFLRRLDLQGRRRAAAWHLGEIYRILDGIIERRLAENADGRHGDDFLQVLLDLMSTGKIDRDTVKAIVFEIFFTGGDTITITVEWAMAELLRNPSTMARLRAEIAGALGGKETIEEPDVAGLPYLQAVFKESMRLHPVAPLLVPHKAVEDGVEVCGYAVPKGCTVFVNVWAIMRDTAVWDEPDRFMPERFLGKAAEVDYKGKEFEFFPFGYGRRQCPGMPMAERVVPHLLASLLHAFEWRLPEGMAAEQVDVSERFTTGNVLAVPLKAVPVAIT; encoded by the coding sequence ATGGAGCACGAGGTCTGGTTGCTCTGGGCAACGCTCGCCGGCGTCGTCTCGCTCCTCTACTACCTGGCCATCCTCAGCCGCCGTCGAGGCTCCGGCCGGCTGCCGCCGGGCCCCCGGCCGCTCCCGATCATTGGCAACGCGCTCGACCTGCGAGGCAACCTCCACCACGCGCTCGCGCGGCTGGCGCGCACCCACGGCCCCGTCATGCGCCTCCAGCTCGGCCCCGTCCCGGCCGTGGCCCTCTCCTCCCGAGACGCCGCGAGGGAGGCCTTCACCAGGCACGACCGGCGCCTCACGGGCCGCTACACCGTCGACGCCGTCCACGCGCTCGGGTGGGCCGACCGCTCCCTGGTCAACATGGCCAGCTCGGACCCGCTGTGGAAGCTGCAGCGCGGCATCCTGGCGGCGCACGTCTTCTCGTCGCGGAgcctcgcggcggcgcgcggcgtccgGGAGCGCAAGGTGCGGGACCTGGTCGCACAcctccgcgcgcgcgccgggcgGGAGGTGGACGTCGGCAGGGCGCTGTACGGCGGCATGATCAACCTCGTGTCGAGCACCTTCTTCTCCGTCGACGTGGTGGACGTTGACGCCACCGGCGAATCGGCGCACGGGATGCGGGAGCACGTGGAGAACATAGCCGACCTGATGACGAAGCCCAACGTCTCCGacctcctccccttcctgcGGCGGCTCGACTTGcaggggcggcgccgcgcggcggccTGGCACCTGGGGGAGATCTACCGCATCTTGGACGGCATAATCGAGCGCAGGCTGGCCGAGAACGCCGACGGCAGGCACGGCGACGACTTCCTCCAGGTGCTCCTGGATCTCATGTCCACGGGCAAGATCGACCGCGACACCGTGAAGGCCATCGTGTTCGAGATCTTCTTCACCGGCGGCGACACGATCACGATCACGGTGGAGTGGGCGATGGCCGAGCTGCTCCGCAACCCGAGCACCATGGCCAGGTTGCGCGCGGAGATCGCCGGAGCTCTGGGCGGCAAGGAGACCATCGAGGAGCCGGACGTGGCGGGCCTGCCGTACCTCCAGGCCGTGTTCAAGGAATCCATGCGGCTGCACCCGGTGGCGCCGCTGCTGGTGCCCCACAAGGCCGTGGAGGACGGCGTCGAGGTCTGCGGCTACGCCGTGCCCAAGGGCTGCACGGTCTTCGTCAACGTGTGGGCGATCATGCGGGACACGGCGGTGTGGGACGAGCCGGACAGGTTCATGCCGGAGCGCTTCTTGGGcaaggcggcggaggtggactACAAGGGGAAGGAATTCGAGTTCTTCCCGTTCGGGTATGGACGGAGGCAGTGCCCCGGTATGCCCATGGCGGAGCGCGTCGTGCCACACCTGCTGGCGTCGCTGCTGCACGCGTTCGAGTGGAGGTTGCCAGAGGGCATGGCGGCCGAGCAGGTGGACGTCAGCGAAAGGTTTACAACTGGCAATGTCCTGGCCGTCCCTCTCAAGGCCGTGCCCGTCGCAATTACCTAG